One genomic region from bacterium encodes:
- a CDS encoding trypsin-like peptidase domain-containing protein, producing MSYYKKTILVSAATSALVLGIVLAALGGYVYLNRGAIFNYFASEILEEAGGEDGDATATSTSGAPVERSGFAKALQSEEERVISAVKRASPAVISIVVSKDVPIIEQYFEEDPFFDFFGDNFGGGFQMPRLRERGTERRDIGSGSGFIIGTDGLAVTNRHVVEDTNASYTAFTNDGKKYDVEVVAKDPMLDIAVIRLKGGGSFPALSFGDSAVLDVGQKVIAIGNALGEFRNTVSVGVISGLARSIVAGDSRGRFELLEEVIQTDAAINPGNSGGPLLNLGGLVIGVNVAVAQGSENIGFALPSNTVASVVESVKTTGKIVRPYLGVRYTMITERIKQANNLTVDYGALVGRGEGREELAVMPGSPADKAGIVENDIILTIDGVKLDENHSLASAIRRKNVGESVTLVILHRGEEKIVRVTLEALPE from the coding sequence ATGTCCTACTACAAAAAAACCATTCTCGTGAGCGCTGCGACGAGTGCCTTGGTGCTCGGAATCGTCCTCGCGGCGCTCGGCGGATACGTTTATCTTAACCGGGGCGCAATTTTTAACTACTTCGCGTCGGAGATCCTCGAAGAAGCAGGTGGCGAAGATGGCGACGCGACCGCAACTTCAACGAGTGGGGCCCCAGTCGAGCGTAGCGGTTTTGCCAAAGCGCTCCAGAGCGAAGAAGAACGTGTGATCAGCGCCGTCAAACGCGCGTCTCCTGCGGTGATCTCGATCGTGGTCAGCAAAGATGTTCCCATTATTGAGCAATACTTTGAAGAGGATCCGTTTTTTGATTTCTTCGGCGATAACTTCGGGGGCGGCTTCCAGATGCCGCGTTTGCGCGAGCGCGGAACCGAGCGCAGGGATATCGGGAGCGGCTCGGGCTTCATCATCGGGACGGACGGGCTTGCCGTGACGAACCGCCACGTAGTCGAGGACACAAACGCCTCCTATACCGCCTTCACCAACGACGGCAAAAAATACGACGTCGAGGTCGTGGCAAAAGACCCGATGCTCGACATCGCTGTGATTCGTCTCAAGGGCGGCGGCTCATTCCCTGCCCTATCCTTTGGCGACTCCGCGGTGCTCGACGTCGGCCAGAAGGTGATCGCGATCGGAAACGCGCTCGGCGAGTTTCGCAACACCGTCTCAGTCGGCGTCATCTCGGGTCTCGCGCGCTCGATTGTCGCCGGTGACTCCCGAGGCCGCTTCGAGCTCCTTGAGGAAGTGATCCAGACCGACGCCGCGATCAACCCAGGCAACTCCGGAGGCCCCCTGCTCAACCTTGGCGGTTTGGTCATCGGCGTCAACGTCGCCGTCGCGCAGGGCTCGGAGAATATCGGTTTTGCCCTTCCTTCAAACACGGTCGCAAGCGTCGTCGAGTCGGTGAAGACGACCGGAAAGATCGTGCGGCCGTACCTTGGCGTGCGTTACACGATGATAACCGAGCGCATCAAGCAAGCGAATAATCTCACGGTAGATTACGGCGCGCTTGTCGGACGAGGCGAGGGCCGCGAGGAGCTTGCGGTGATGCCCGGCTCCCCTGCGGACAAAGCCGGCATCGTCGAAAACGACATCATTCTCACAATTGACGGCGTCAAGCTCGACGAGAATCACTCGCTCGCCTCGGCGATTCGGCGCAAAAACGTCGGCGAGAGCGTCACGCTTGTCATTCTCCACCGCGGCGAAGAAAAAATCGTCCGAGTCACCCTCGAGGCTCTGCCGGAGTGA
- a CDS encoding NAD(P)-dependent oxidoreductase, protein MRIIITGSAGTIGRVLVRGLTTRYEIVGVDSEYYGARLGKDDEQCIALNLVHEAVRFKTLVAETEPDAIIHLAWNIREGGGGLPGRLDYATWDAHEMNERMVRTVLMATTTHKVPRLILASSVHAAIGHLGGYEYPASIREKDRHGAFHRKTKIRVSDGPAASGLYGATKVWMEEAARAAAAEAGGALTAIAVRFGNVRPDDNAAQSEYPFYLSHRDCVQFIERCLSAKNLRSFSTFFTVSDNACNPFNISDAERTLGYKPQDGTSCPFR, encoded by the coding sequence ATGCGAATCATTATCACCGGTTCAGCAGGAACGATCGGGAGAGTCCTCGTGCGCGGGCTCACGACCCGATACGAGATTGTTGGTGTTGATTCTGAATATTATGGGGCTAGGCTCGGCAAAGACGACGAGCAATGCATAGCGCTCAACCTCGTGCATGAAGCAGTGCGCTTCAAGACGCTTGTCGCAGAGACAGAGCCAGACGCTATCATCCACCTTGCGTGGAATATACGCGAGGGTGGTGGTGGCCTACCCGGTCGGCTTGACTATGCGACGTGGGACGCGCACGAGATGAATGAGCGCATGGTACGGACAGTGCTCATGGCAACGACGACGCATAAGGTGCCACGCCTCATCCTCGCCAGCAGTGTGCATGCCGCAATCGGCCACCTCGGCGGCTACGAGTATCCGGCAAGTATCCGTGAGAAAGACCGACACGGCGCTTTCCACCGCAAAACCAAAATCAGGGTCTCGGATGGCCCCGCGGCCTCAGGGCTCTACGGCGCAACGAAAGTCTGGATGGAGGAAGCAGCCCGCGCGGCGGCAGCGGAAGCAGGCGGCGCGCTCACTGCAATCGCCGTTCGCTTCGGCAACGTCCGTCCGGACGACAACGCGGCTCAGAGCGAATACCCGTTTTACCTCTCGCACCGTGATTGCGTTCAGTTTATTGAGCGATGCCTTTCGGCGAAGAACCTCCGGTCATTCTCGACATTCTTCACCGTCTCCGACAACGCCTGCAACCCGTTCAACATCTCGGACGCCGAGCGCACGCTTGGCTATAAACCCCAGGATGGCACGAGCTGTCCTTTTCGGTAA
- a CDS encoding tetratricopeptide repeat protein, with product MSDDTGENFSSLESDSGAQSHRKRDGFLSRLPFWSLVGLTFLLPVFFLPSPASHFQLTKVVLLAVFVVGALVMWIVGRLRTAEVTLPRVLFFYALLFLPIVSLLSAVWARSFSTALFGGGFETDTVAFLLLCALFTLVTAVSVRTREHAIKIYAALLASFFVVALFQMARLSFGFDTLAFSGTFTTSIANLIGKWNDLGIFFGLIAILTLTSLEFLTVRPLVRVLLSILLAFALFLLAVVNFLAVWTVLGALAIVFAVYRFSLRRGVRRAARASEGKSEAPRLADIRRELPIATLAVLVVASVFIFTGNMDDNRLGSAISSAFKVVHLEARPSWTSTLAVARQTLLAHPILGVGPNHFLAEWHRLKPEGINSTPFWAVDFSLGVGLLPTMLITTGLLGAAVLLTVLIGFCYHGFRALFVLREDPLGFYLLVSSFVGALYGWIILVIYVPSPPTVALTFLFTGLFLAVLVSEKMLGERTISFLSPRASLVGATILVSLGIVSLVGVGAYAKRALAMYYYQRATIVRAAGAGVEETDAPLTRARKIHAFTIIDRARAQLGLAALSELLAREEINTDAGREAFRATLGTTIDRARAAMERNEYEYQNWLVLGDVYTSIVPLKIEGAYGQAKDAYDRARALNPTHPAILLALARLEAARGENGSARDLVKDALNMKNNYSEAIFFLSQLDIAAGNLDEALKSVESASLLEPNNPLIFFQLGLLRYNGESWDNAIAAFERAVLLNDVYANARYFLGLSYARVGRTADALTQFEVVARYNPDNAEVKTVVANLRAGREPFAGADVKPPEEREELPIAEE from the coding sequence ATGTCAGACGACACAGGAGAAAATTTCTCTTCACTAGAGAGCGATAGCGGGGCGCAGTCTCACAGAAAACGAGATGGCTTTTTGTCGCGCCTACCATTTTGGTCTCTGGTGGGGCTTACGTTTCTGCTGCCGGTTTTTTTCCTCCCCTCGCCCGCGTCCCACTTTCAGCTCACGAAGGTAGTCCTGCTCGCGGTGTTTGTTGTCGGAGCATTGGTCATGTGGATTGTGGGGCGTCTCCGCACCGCGGAGGTGACCCTCCCCCGCGTTCTATTCTTCTATGCGCTGCTCTTCCTTCCGATTGTCTCGCTCCTTTCAGCCGTTTGGGCGCGTTCATTCAGTACCGCGCTTTTTGGCGGTGGGTTTGAGACGGATACGGTCGCGTTCCTCCTGCTATGCGCGCTGTTTACATTGGTCACCGCGGTCTCCGTGCGTACCCGCGAACACGCCATTAAAATCTATGCAGCGCTGCTCGCTTCGTTTTTTGTCGTCGCGCTCTTTCAGATGGCTCGACTCTCCTTCGGGTTTGATACGCTCGCTTTCAGCGGCACGTTTACGACGAGCATTGCGAATCTTATCGGCAAATGGAATGATCTCGGCATTTTTTTTGGGCTCATCGCGATCCTCACGCTCACATCGCTCGAGTTTCTGACCGTGCGTCCGTTGGTCCGCGTCCTGCTCTCGATCCTGCTTGCGTTCGCGCTGTTTCTGCTTGCGGTGGTGAATTTCCTTGCGGTCTGGACCGTGCTCGGTGCTCTTGCAATCGTTTTCGCCGTGTACCGATTTTCACTGAGGCGCGGCGTCCGCAGAGCCGCGCGAGCGAGCGAGGGTAAGAGCGAGGCGCCCCGACTTGCGGACATTCGCCGCGAGCTGCCGATCGCGACACTTGCGGTACTTGTGGTAGCATCGGTCTTTATCTTTACCGGAAATATGGACGATAACCGGCTCGGCTCGGCGATCTCATCCGCGTTCAAGGTCGTGCACCTTGAGGCACGGCCGTCCTGGACCTCAACGCTCGCTGTTGCGCGGCAGACGCTCCTGGCGCACCCGATACTCGGCGTCGGGCCGAACCACTTCCTCGCCGAGTGGCACAGGCTTAAGCCCGAAGGCATCAACAGCACTCCATTCTGGGCCGTCGACTTCTCGCTTGGTGTTGGACTTCTGCCGACGATGCTGATTACCACCGGGCTCCTCGGCGCTGCCGTGCTTCTCACTGTGCTTATCGGATTTTGCTACCATGGTTTTCGAGCTCTCTTTGTGCTGCGCGAGGATCCTCTCGGTTTCTATCTCCTGGTTTCATCCTTTGTCGGCGCGCTTTACGGCTGGATCATTCTCGTGATCTATGTGCCAAGCCCGCCGACGGTCGCGCTCACATTCCTTTTCACCGGACTTTTTCTTGCGGTACTTGTGTCTGAGAAGATGCTCGGGGAGCGCACGATCAGTTTTTTGAGCCCGAGGGCGAGCCTCGTAGGCGCAACGATACTGGTCTCACTCGGGATTGTCAGTCTCGTTGGCGTTGGTGCCTATGCAAAACGTGCTCTCGCGATGTACTACTATCAACGGGCGACGATCGTCCGTGCCGCCGGTGCGGGCGTTGAGGAAACTGACGCACCCCTCACTCGTGCCCGAAAAATTCACGCTTTTACGATCATAGATCGCGCTCGCGCGCAGCTCGGGCTTGCGGCGCTCTCGGAGCTCCTCGCTCGTGAAGAGATCAATACCGACGCGGGGAGAGAGGCATTTCGCGCGACGCTCGGCACTACTATAGACCGCGCGCGCGCGGCTATGGAGCGCAATGAATACGAATACCAGAACTGGCTTGTGCTCGGCGATGTCTATACGAGCATTGTGCCGCTCAAGATTGAAGGTGCGTACGGGCAGGCGAAGGATGCCTATGATCGGGCTCGTGCCCTGAATCCGACACATCCGGCGATCCTCCTTGCTCTAGCGCGGCTCGAGGCGGCACGAGGGGAAAACGGCTCGGCGCGGGATCTCGTCAAGGATGCGCTCAATATGAAAAATAATTACTCAGAAGCCATCTTTTTCCTCTCGCAACTCGATATCGCCGCAGGCAATCTCGACGAGGCTCTCAAGAGCGTCGAATCCGCCTCACTCCTTGAGCCGAACAACCCCCTTATCTTCTTCCAACTCGGGCTTCTGCGCTACAATGGAGAATCATGGGATAACGCGATTGCCGCCTTCGAGCGTGCGGTCTTGCTCAATGACGTGTATGCAAATGCGCGCTACTTCCTTGGCCTCTCGTATGCAAGAGTGGGCCGCACCGCCGACGCCCTTACGCAGTTTGAGGTCGTCGCGCGGTACAATCCGGACAACGCGGAAGTGAAAACGGTTGTGGCCAATTTGCGTGCGGGCCGCGAACCGTTCGCGGGTGCCGACGTTAAGCCGCCGGAGGAGCGGGAGGAGCTGCCGATTGCGGAAGAGTAA
- a CDS encoding GDSL-type esterase/lipase family protein has translation MKKTPLALGTFAFVLLFIIGSIFSLLWFFKPGPEIRNYPSAGKDIIAFGDSLVEGIGSTAGGGFVPILSERIGRRIVNLGRSGDTTASGLARVEEIFRYDPQVVILVLGGNDFLRKIAQETTFANLERIIERVQEKGAIVLLLGVKGTLLGDKAESYFKELSERRGTAYVPNILDGIFGKPGLMYDSIHPNDAGYTRIADRLYPELKKLIDS, from the coding sequence ATGAAAAAGACGCCTCTGGCTCTTGGTACTTTTGCTTTTGTTCTGCTTTTCATAATCGGCTCTATTTTTTCTCTCCTGTGGTTCTTTAAACCTGGGCCGGAAATCCGCAATTATCCTTCGGCAGGGAAAGATATTATTGCATTTGGGGACAGTTTGGTGGAAGGGATCGGCTCGACCGCGGGCGGGGGTTTTGTACCTATTCTCTCGGAACGGATCGGGCGCAGGATTGTGAATCTCGGCCGCTCCGGGGACACAACGGCTTCCGGTCTTGCTCGTGTGGAGGAAATTTTCCGCTACGACCCTCAAGTGGTCATACTCGTTCTCGGTGGCAATGACTTTTTGCGGAAAATAGCCCAAGAGACCACGTTCGCCAACCTTGAGCGCATCATAGAGCGTGTCCAGGAAAAGGGCGCCATAGTGTTATTGCTCGGTGTTAAGGGCACGCTTCTCGGCGATAAGGCGGAGTCATATTTCAAGGAACTCTCGGAGCGTCGAGGCACTGCGTATGTGCCCAATATTCTAGACGGTATTTTTGGGAAGCCGGGTTTGATGTATGACAGCATTCATCCGAATGATGCGGGCTATACGCGTATCGCGGACAGACTATACCCGGAACTTAAAAAACTTATAGATAGTTGA
- a CDS encoding DUF192 domain-containing protein produces MLDKGPVFPPKRRVRRLQALVGTVLVVLAAILFIVSRYSAGEGDAIALDFIPKTAYFERPDTLIELEVATSTEARTRGLSGREKLAENKALLMVFPEDGAYGIWMKDMLFSIDVLWLDSKGRITDFVERMAPETYPLSFVPSGKVRYVIEASAGFVAEHGIAAGDVVVFE; encoded by the coding sequence ATGCTAGATAAAGGACCGGTTTTCCCACCAAAAAGACGAGTCAGGCGCTTACAGGCACTGGTCGGCACCGTACTTGTTGTGCTTGCTGCCATATTATTTATCGTTTCGCGCTATTCCGCGGGGGAAGGAGATGCTATTGCGCTTGATTTTATCCCAAAAACTGCTTATTTTGAGCGCCCAGACACCCTAATCGAGCTCGAGGTAGCAACATCAACCGAGGCACGTACCCGAGGCCTTAGTGGGCGCGAGAAGCTCGCGGAAAATAAAGCTCTGCTCATGGTGTTCCCGGAGGATGGTGCGTACGGAATCTGGATGAAAGACATGCTCTTCTCGATTGATGTGCTCTGGCTCGATTCAAAGGGCAGGATCACTGACTTTGTGGAGCGGATGGCGCCGGAGACGTATCCGCTGTCATTTGTGCCGAGCGGGAAAGTGCGCTATGTCATTGAGGCGAGCGCGGGGTTTGTCGCGGAGCACGGAATAGCCGCCGGCGACGTGGTTGTTTTTGAGTAA
- a CDS encoding ElyC/SanA/YdcF family protein has protein sequence MQTVKEVRVAQKRWFIVPMAFGRDREIPVPDPEGGSRCEKAFRLAKKIGDRRDSVWILLGAAIPHRYGEPFGEQTLADLAERWLINRAWEPLQIIKNPKGNNTRTELLAIRQVERWDRRLRWGGEKSIRVRIVTSWWHAPRVWLAAFIIFHRPIRVSMARTKLSWRSLAKELPKELAKLLCEGLCTIASIRRARSK, from the coding sequence ATGCAAACAGTGAAGGAAGTGCGCGTGGCACAGAAGCGCTGGTTTATCGTACCAATGGCGTTTGGGCGAGACAGAGAAATTCCAGTACCGGATCCGGAGGGAGGGAGCCGATGCGAAAAAGCATTCCGGCTCGCGAAGAAAATTGGCGATAGGCGTGATAGCGTCTGGATCCTGCTCGGGGCCGCCATACCGCATCGCTATGGCGAGCCGTTCGGCGAGCAAACACTCGCAGATCTCGCCGAGCGGTGGCTGATCAATCGCGCGTGGGAGCCGCTCCAGATCATAAAAAATCCGAAAGGCAACAACACCCGCACGGAGCTTCTCGCGATCAGACAAGTGGAGCGGTGGGACAGACGCTTACGGTGGGGCGGCGAAAAAAGCATACGCGTTCGGATCGTGACCTCGTGGTGGCACGCGCCACGCGTATGGCTTGCTGCGTTCATCATTTTTCACCGGCCGATCCGTGTCTCCATGGCCCGTACGAAACTTTCCTGGCGCTCTCTTGCAAAAGAGCTGCCAAAAGAGCTCGCCAAGCTCCTCTGCGAAGGGCTGTGTACTATCGCGAGTATACGGCGTGCGCGCAGCAAGTAG
- a CDS encoding lipid II flippase MurJ — protein sequence MVRKLFSFLSRETSGLHSAALLLAGSALASQLLGLLRDRLLAHTFGASTELDLYFAAFRIPDLIFVGFTSLVSLSVLIPVLARVLERGSEEARRFLDSMFTVFLVAMLLVCTLAYLALPALVRIFFSGFPTELAARELVELSRMLLLSPLLLGISSLFAGITQTHRVFMLYALSPLFYNVGIICGVLFLYPIYGLGGLGAGVILGALFHASIQLPFLLRRGLLPRLTLRPAFRNVRRVFVLSLPRSLALSAQQIAMLVLVSLATRLSQGSVAALSLSFNLQSVPLSIIGVAYATAAFPTLARLAARGEREVFLERVASALRHVIFWSLPVLVLFIVLRAHLVRLILGSGAFDWDATRLVAALLAAFGLSIVAQSVNILLLRAWYALGETWKPLMAQFFSAFITIAFAMLAVRSFEEHTALRTLVEQIFRIEGVRGSGTLALALSFSIGSLAGATALWIFFERKVGGLFREIRGSLFESALASVLLGGTVLLILRLFAGAVTLSTFWGVLTHVALAALGGVTVALSALIALRNRELLELVHALKSRIRSPTPIAVEMRM from the coding sequence ATGGTTCGCAAACTGTTTTCATTTTTGTCTCGAGAAACGAGCGGCCTTCACTCGGCCGCTCTTCTTTTGGCCGGCTCGGCACTGGCCTCGCAGCTCCTCGGCCTTCTGCGCGACCGACTCCTCGCGCATACCTTCGGCGCAAGTACCGAGCTTGACCTCTACTTTGCGGCATTCAGGATCCCGGATTTGATTTTCGTCGGCTTCACCTCGCTCGTTTCACTCTCGGTCCTGATCCCCGTGCTTGCACGGGTGCTTGAGCGCGGCTCGGAGGAGGCACGGCGTTTTCTTGACAGCATGTTTACGGTCTTTCTCGTCGCGATGCTCCTCGTGTGCACTCTGGCTTATCTTGCGCTGCCGGCACTCGTGCGGATTTTCTTCAGCGGCTTCCCCACGGAGCTCGCGGCGCGCGAGCTCGTAGAGCTCTCGCGCATGCTCCTACTCTCACCGCTTCTCCTTGGCATCTCGAGCCTCTTTGCGGGCATCACACAGACGCACCGCGTGTTTATGCTCTATGCGCTCTCGCCGCTTTTCTATAATGTCGGCATTATCTGCGGCGTGCTGTTTTTGTATCCTATCTACGGTCTCGGAGGGCTTGGCGCTGGCGTTATTCTGGGGGCCTTGTTCCATGCATCGATCCAGCTACCGTTTCTCCTGCGGCGCGGCTTACTGCCGCGCCTTACTCTGCGGCCGGCGTTTAGGAACGTGCGCCGCGTATTCGTGCTTTCGCTTCCACGCTCGCTCGCGCTCTCAGCGCAGCAGATCGCCATGCTCGTTCTCGTCTCTCTTGCGACACGTCTCTCCCAAGGCTCGGTTGCTGCCCTCTCGCTTAGCTTCAACCTCCAGTCCGTGCCGCTCTCTATCATCGGCGTTGCGTACGCGACTGCGGCATTCCCGACACTCGCGCGCCTTGCGGCGCGTGGCGAGCGTGAGGTGTTCCTCGAGCGAGTGGCGTCAGCGCTGCGCCACGTTATTTTTTGGTCATTGCCGGTTTTAGTTTTGTTTATTGTTCTCCGGGCGCACCTCGTGCGGCTTATCCTCGGGAGCGGGGCGTTTGATTGGGACGCCACGCGGCTCGTTGCAGCCCTGCTCGCCGCGTTCGGACTCTCAATCGTCGCGCAGTCGGTGAATATACTCTTATTACGCGCATGGTACGCTCTCGGCGAAACGTGGAAGCCGCTCATGGCCCAATTTTTTTCCGCATTTATTACGATCGCCTTTGCAATGCTCGCGGTGCGATCTTTTGAGGAACACACTGCTCTTCGTACACTCGTCGAACAGATCTTTCGAATCGAGGGAGTGCGCGGGAGCGGCACGCTTGCGCTCGCGCTCTCCTTCAGCATCGGGTCACTCGCGGGCGCTACGGCGCTCTGGATATTTTTTGAGAGGAAAGTCGGCGGGCTTTTTCGCGAGATACGCGGAAGCCTCTTTGAGAGCGCACTCGCGAGCGTCCTCCTCGGCGGCACCGTGCTTCTCATCCTACGGCTCTTTGCTGGAGCGGTCACCCTCTCGACATTCTGGGGAGTGCTCACCCACGTCGCTCTTGCCGCACTCGGCGGCGTCACTGTAGCGCTCTCGGCCCTCATCGCGCTCCGCAACCGCGAGCTTCTCGAGCTTGTGCACGCGCTCAAGAGTCGCATCCGCAGTCCCACCCCCATCGCCGTCGAGATGCGGATGTAG